Part of the Mesotoga infera genome is shown below.
TTTGTTGTCTTCGCTGCTCAAAGGATAATCCGAAGTCTTGTCAAAGTAGGAAGGTTCCAGCGCCACGGAGGACCCGTTGGAAGAAGATATCACGAACGCATCATCATGTAGTACCGTAACGTCATACTTTTCTCCATGTTTGGCATGCGTCAGTGTGGATTTTCCAGATCCGGAGAGGCCAAAAAATCCCACGACGAATTTCCGGTCCTTCAGATTGTACCTCTTCTGCCCACCGTGACAAGCAGCAAAACGCTGTCTGTTGGCACATCCCCACGCTAAGGTGAGGGTTCCTTTCTTGAATTCACCAAAGTACCTCATCCCAAGAATAGCAGCGCAATTGTGCTCCGGATCGAAGAATGAAAGACCCAATGGGTGATCGGGGTGTTGCCAATCTGGATCTGAAAAAACAAAGATGTCTCCCTCATTTTCGCATCTTTCCGAAGACTCATACATTTCATTGTAGAACTCGTTGATAGGCTGAAAGTTTAACAACCAATTGTAGATTAAGTTCTCGTGAGTCTCGGGAACAAGTAAATGAGCCTTGACCATGAAATCTCTGTCGAGCCCGATATAAGCCTGCGCATGATACATCTTCTGCCTTCTGGTGTTGTAGATCGCTTCCCTAATCTTAGCTCCATATTCTGCTTCGTTTACTCCAGGCTCTCCAATGATTCTTCTCGCGGATGCACATCTTCCCGTCACAGCGCCATCGTTGAAGAGAAGCACTTTTGAATCGGATTCAAGTCCAATTTTCTCAGGTCTGTGAACCGGGAGATCTGTGACTATAGTACCCGGAGATCCTTTAGCCAGCTTGTATGCTTCGCTTGGTGAGAAGACCGGCACAACATTATTTCCGTAGAAAGCAGTTTCTATTGTTACCCTGGCCATTGAGAAGAGGGGATTGTCTCTTCCAATTTTGCCTCTCATGAATCTGGACTCTGTTGACATTCTTCACCTCCAAAAACCAAAAAGATTAGCAGATTCTTTGGCAGAAGATTTCTCTACCGCAAGAATTAGAAAAATTCGCATAATCCACATAGATTATGCGAATTACGATTAATCTATCATCTCATCTTCACCCAAGAAACGAGAAATCGGAATAAGACTCTTTCCGAAAAATACTGTAGAGTTATTATGGGTTAAGGTAGCCAATCAGCGAGCCGACGTTCTTGAACTCACACCGCTGCTTTTCACAAAGCTGATTTTCGGCTCTTCAAGTTTTTCTCTCTAGAGAAAAGCTCCGCGATTTTCACAATTACCTTTACTGCTTTGTCCATTGAACTGGTAGGGATGTATTCATATCTTCCATGAAAATTATGGCCCCCAGTGAAGATATTTGGTGTCGGAAGTCCCATAAAAGAAAGGCGAGCTCCGTCTGTCCCTCCCCTTACAGGCTCTATTCTTGGCTCTATTGAGAGACTCTCCATGGCCTTCTCGGCAATCTCGACCACGATCATCTCTTCTTCGATCTTCTCTTTCATATTGTAATAGGAGTCTTTCATATTCAAAGCAACGGTATCTTCTCC
Proteins encoded:
- a CDS encoding phosphoenolpyruvate carboxykinase (ATP); the encoded protein is MSTESRFMRGKIGRDNPLFSMARVTIETAFYGNNVVPVFSPSEAYKLAKGSPGTIVTDLPVHRPEKIGLESDSKVLLFNDGAVTGRCASARRIIGEPGVNEAEYGAKIREAIYNTRRQKMYHAQAYIGLDRDFMVKAHLLVPETHENLIYNWLLNFQPINEFYNEMYESSERCENEGDIFVFSDPDWQHPDHPLGLSFFDPEHNCAAILGMRYFGEFKKGTLTLAWGCANRQRFAACHGGQKRYNLKDRKFVVGFFGLSGSGKSTLTHAKHGEKYDVTVLHDDAFVISSSNGSSVALEPSYFDKTSDYPLSSEDNKFLLSVQNVGATQDDEGRVVIVTEDLRNGNGRAIKSKLWSPNRVDKFAEPVDAIIWLMKDPSIPPVLKVEDPVLASAMGATLATKRTSAERLAPGVDPDALVIEPYANPFRTYPLSDDFNRYLELFAKRNIECYIFNTGHFGQIKVPKELTLRILESIVENRAEFVPWEPFQELEVMEIEGFQPDLSDADYKKLVRDRLVDRLNFLRSREVERGGFDRVPQEAAESISLLIERLR